A single window of Ignavibacteriota bacterium DNA harbors:
- a CDS encoding DUF2911 domain-containing protein gives MKLFYKSIALLLIFFSLIILAQNNPPRLSPRSYVGQTIGYTNVEVKYGSPGVKNRKIWGELVPYNKVWRTGADEATTIEFEKDVIIKNKKIPAGIYSLFTIPTEKEWTIILNKVYDQWGAFKYNQKEDLYRFKVTPKQNSFMERLQFNFDYKAPYITEVNIEWEKIKVSFEINTEIKK, from the coding sequence ATGAAATTATTCTATAAATCAATTGCCTTATTACTAATATTTTTTTCACTAATAATTTTAGCGCAGAATAATCCTCCAAGATTAAGTCCGAGAAGCTATGTTGGACAAACAATCGGCTATACAAATGTTGAAGTTAAATATGGTTCTCCGGGAGTTAAGAATCGTAAAATTTGGGGAGAGTTGGTTCCATATAATAAAGTATGGAGAACCGGCGCCGATGAAGCTACTACTATTGAATTTGAAAAAGACGTAATAATTAAGAATAAAAAAATCCCTGCCGGAATTTATTCGCTATTTACTATTCCAACCGAAAAAGAATGGACCATAATTCTTAACAAAGTTTATGATCAATGGGGAGCTTTTAAGTACAACCAAAAAGAAGATCTTTACAGATTTAAAGTTACACCGAAACAAAACAGTTTTATGGAAAGACTTCAATTCAATTTTGATTACAAGGCGCCTTATATTACAGAAGTAAATATAGAATGGGAGAAGATCAAAGTTTCATTTGAAATAAATACGGAAATAAAAAAATAA